A region of the Candidatus Zixiibacteriota bacterium genome:
CGCGAGATTCCGTTCTACTTCGAGGATCTGCCACCGGATCTGGACGGTTTCCGGATCTTCCACTTTTCCGACAGCCACTTGGGACCGTACGTCGACAATGACGATGTGGAAGCGCTCTTGCTCAAGGCTGAGACATTTCAGCCGCACCTGATGCTGATTTCCGGAGATATCGCAGATGATTTGACAATGCTACCAACCTGTGTGCGGCAGTTCGAGCAGTTCAAGACGAAGTACGGCGCCTACGCCTCGATGGGCAATCACGACTATTATCGGGGTGCGCCGCAAGTGATCGCGCAATTTGAGCGGTCGAGCGTGCCGATGCTGATCGACCGCGGCGTGACGCTGAAGGTCGGCCGGACCGACCTGTATATCGGCGGGGCTGATGATCCGCGGCGGATGGGCGAGCCGGTCGATGACTTCCTGCGTGTTTCGGTCGAGCGCACTCTTAACGGCGCTCCGGGCCAAGGATTCAAAATCATCATGAGTCATCGGCCGAGCGGATTTGACCAATCGGCTGTGCAGGGCGTGGACTTAACGCTGGCGGGGCACACTCACGGCTGCCAGATCGGATTCATGGGAGAGCCGATTTTCAACGAGTGGGGCGGTGAGCGCTATGTTTGGGGCAAATACCGGAAAGGTAATTCACAGCTGTACACGTCCAGCGGCGTCGGCCACTGGTTTCCCTTCCGGCTGGGCTGCCCGACAGAAGCGCCGATTATTGTCCTGAAACGCGGGAAAGACCCGAGAGCCGTATCCGAACAAGCGGTTTAATCCCACATCTGCCCAAAACAAAAACGGCGGGTCTTCCGACTCGCCGTTTGCATTGCCCAAGACATTCCTTACACGCCGACCGGATCGCCGCGCCGTGCCTCCTGGATTGCGCGGACTTCCTTGACGATCTTTTCCGCTTGCCGCTTGATGGCGACCAGATTGGTCGAGGCATCCTCGTCGCGCACGCCAACGGTAGTGATGAGATGATCGGTCCGGGCCATGATCGAGGTAAGCGGCGTGGCCAGCCGGACCGGAAGATCGACGAAGACCTCGCCGAGGGTCTGCGTCCGCTCCAATTGGTTGACGCGGCGACGCAAAGCATCGACCTGCAGGGTATCGCCAATTCGTTCGAGGACATGCGCCATCACACCGGCCATACCGCGCGCAAACAGCGTATCCGCGAGTGAAAAGTGGCTGCGCTCCCAACAGCGCAACTCCGAAACCGTCAGCAGCCCGAGGACGCGGCTGTTGGCGACAATCGGAATAATCAGGGCCGACTGCACGCCGGCAACCGTGGTCAGGGAGATTTCGCCGTCATCCATGCTGATGTGTTCCTCGCGCTGATTGATCACGATCAACCGCCCGTGCTGGACGGCAGCATTATGCCAGCGCGCCGTGTTTAGCGGGACGCTCGTGACCGCAGCGGCCTGCGCGGAGACGTCGTGGCTGGCCGATTCGCCGACCAGCTCGATCGTATCGGCGCGATGGTCGTAGCGCCAGAGTCGGCAGAAGGTGGCGGGAAGCTTGTGGACCAGGAGCGACATCAATTCGGCCAGGAGGCGATCAGGCGTCTTCTCCTGAGCGACGATGCGCAGCGCGCCGGTCAGATCGAGCAGTTGGCGATTGAGTGTCACCAGTTGATGGTTCAGCTGGTCGACGCGGATCGCCGGCGCCAGGGTGGTAATCAGGTCGGCCGCGATCTGTTCGCCCAGCTGATACGGCAAAGTCGGGGACTCGGAGGCGAGTGTGATCGCGGCAATAACCAGATTGTTGTGCAAGACCGGGAAAGTGAGCGCGTAGTTGACGCCGCACGAACTGAGCCAACGGTCATCTTCGAAATTGCTGCGGGCGAGGTCGTCGGCGGCGATGAGTTGTGGGCTGGCGAAGACGCGGCCAAGCTGGGTCGAGTGAGTTGCGATCGATTTGTTGCGTTCGCTGATCAGGTTGCGGCCCTTGCCGACGCAATACTGCGTCACCTGGAATCCGCGCGGATCAAAGACAGCGATACGCAGCAGGTCGAACGAGAGAGAGCGCCGCAGGGTATCGTAGATGAGCAGCAGCTTGTCCTCCAACAACTCGGCATCCCCCAGTTCACGGCGGAGTTCTGCCAGGCAGGCATTGAGGGTGCGATGGGGAGCGCCGGCGCCCGTCGCCGGCTGCATGCCGAACAGCCTATTCGCCGATTGCAGAAGTGCCATCTGACGGTCCCCGGGAAATTCGCTGCTATCCCATTCCAGGAGCGCCAGGGTGAGATCATCGCCTTCGCGACCGGTCGGCATGACAACGGCGGGACACGCGTTATCACGCAATCCGTCCGACACGAAGACGAAATTGGCGGAATCGAGGAGTTGCCGGTATGGCATGAGCCGTCGCGAGAGGAGTTCCGTATCGAGGCCGGCAGCGGCAGGAGAGTTGACGACGCCGCCGGGTGACAGCTTCAGCCAAAGTGCCGGTCGGCAGTCGAGGAATTTTGTAAGCGTGGCGGCGATTTGTGCGGCTCGTTCGGCTGGCGCAACGGAGATGTGCAGTGAGGCGGACAGCTCGTGCATCAGAGCCAGTTGCGATTGCACGAGAGCCGCGGAATGGCGCGTATCCGCGATGGCGGTCAGCCAGTCATAGAGTCCCGAACCGAAGACGATCGCGCCAGCCGCCAGACAGACTGCTTCCGCAGTAATCACGGCTGCTGGTGTGATCAGGTAAGCAATTTCGGCCACCCAGCCGGCGCGTACACAGACGTGGATGAACAGCGCAACCAGCCAGAAGAGCTGTCCCATCATCAATTTGTTGTAGGTTGCGGGCACCTCGGCAAAGAACGTCTGGCGGATACGCGAGAAGCCGAAGGTCGATACGATGAGCACAATCAGCAGCAGATATTCAGTCACAGTTCTCCTCCTTGAGAGGCATGCTCTCCCCTGTACTCAATGTATCGACAATTGGAAGCTAACGATTACCGCCGGGGCGGCGGTCAGAACTTGCTGAGATTCTCGTGGATCGCCGCCGGAAGCTGCGCCGGCGACAAGGCGCCGAGATCGGTGACAAAGCTGGTGACCAGGCGATTGGGGGTTTCTTCGAAAAGCCGGTCGATGCGGGTAATCCGGTCGGCGATCGGGACGGCCGATTCATGGCGCGACGGCCGCAGATGTGCCGGCGCCAGCTTGCTGCGATCAGCCAGAACATAGACCGGCAGGCGCAGGTCGGCGGCAAAGCGGCAGAGGGCATGCGTGCCAACCTTGTTCGTGAAATCGGCTTCGGCGATCCAGTCGGCACCGAGCAGGACGGCGTTTACCTCTTTCAGGAAGGTGAGGCGGGCATCATCGGGAAAGATGGTGACGGCGAATTTATCAGCCGCCAGCTTGGTGGCCAAGCGCAGACCTTCGACATCAGGGCGCGCCTCAGACAAGAAGATTCTGGTCTTGCGATTGAAAATCTCGGTCACGGCCTGTTCGAGGATGCCGGAATTGCTGTGCAGCATGATCGCCTCCCAGTTGGAGCCGATCGGCCAGAAATGGCTTACGATTTGAGTGCGGGCCAGCTGATGGTCAGCAGTCAGGCGCTGCAAGAGTTCGCGCAGGTGAGCCGTGAGGTCGCTACCGCCACCGCCAGTGACAGCGGCGGCTAGCGCTGCGCCGGCGTAATGGAAACAGGCCATTTCGCGACGCGTTGCAGTGACCGCTGCCGGCAGTTCAACCAGGTTGGCGCCGACCAACTCCGACTGATTCAACGCGGTTGTCAGGATGCTCAAGAGTTGTTGGTACAATTGCGACGAGCCGCTAGTGCGATCGGCGCGCAGCGGTTCAAGCAGTCTGGCCCAGTCGTGCATGGATCTTGCTCGTGTTTTTGAAGTGCGTTTTGGCGACGTCCGCCAGTTTCATGTCGCCGTGTTGGCGGACGAATCGAGCGCCGACTTCGTCGACGATGGCGCCGCCGCCTTTCGGCAGTGCGATTGCAAATTCCGCTGAAAGTCGTTGCAGGCGGTCGAGGAATTCCGCACGGGCAATGATCGAAGCGACCGCGACGGCCGGCTCGGCTTCGCCGCGTACCCGTTGGACGATTTCGACATTGCGCCCCTTCTCCATCAATGCGCCGTTGAGCACATGGGCCTTAGCAAACTGATCGCTGACAACCCGGGAACAATCGACCTTTTCCAGCAGGTTTTCGATGGCGCGGGCATGCCCCCAAGCGAGCAGTTTGTTAAGGTTGCCGATGCGAGCGTAGAGCTCGTTGTACTTGGCGGGCATAATTACGACGAGGGCGTGCGGCACGTCGCGCCGCAGCCGTGCGGCCACAGTGAGCGCGCGCTGGTCGGAAAGCAGTTTTGAGTCGCGGACATTGAGTTCATCGAGCAGCGGCCGCTCCAAGACGCTGATCGCTGCCGCCACCACCACCAGCGGGCCGAAATAGTCGCCCTTGCCGGACTCATCGACGCCGCCAACGTAGTCGCTCAAGCGCCGCTCCTACGCGCGCTCGAGATATTTGCCGGTACGCGTATCGATCTTGATCATGTCGCCTTCCTTGATGAACAGCGGCACGCGGACATCCAAACCGGTTTCGACCTTGGCGTTCTTGGTCACGTTCGAGACGGTATCACCCTTAACGGACGGCTCGACCTCGATCACCTTGAGGATGACCGAAGTGGGCATGTCGAGGTTGATCGGCCGGCCCTCGAAGTAGAGGATCGTGTATTCGGCATTCTCTTTGAGGTAGTCGGCGTAGCCCTCCAATTGTTCCTTGGTCAGGAAGAACTGGTCGTAAGTAGCGGCGTCCATGAAGTAGTACTCGTCGTCGCTGTGATACAGATACTGAGTTTTCTTGTGCTCGAAGTCGGGGATATTGAAATTTTCTCCGGAGGCGAAGGTGCGCTCCACGACCTGGCCGGTCTTGATATTTTTCAACTTGGTCCAAACGTTGGCGCGGCCGCGGCCGGTCTGCGAGCGCAGAAAGTCGATGATGTAATAGGGTTCTCCTTCGATGGCAATCTTCATACCGATTCGAAAATCGCTGGTTGAAATCATTATTCCTCCGTTGGCGCCAATCGGCGCGGTCGCAATCTAACAAAGAAAAATATAATACCTCACGTTGCCCGCCTGAGGCAAGCGAATAAGTGCCCGCGGCGGCATTCGCCAGTCCGTTGCCGGGCATCACCATCGCTCGAAATATGCCATCTTCCCTACCCGCGTACCTATCGGTTGAATCCCACAATCCACCGCAAAAGCGACCGTTTCAGAGTGCACCGATCCTGCTTAATCACAACAGGATCGCCAAGTTAGGGCGGCCCTAATTGTCGGCACGTCGATTGCGCCAATCAGCAGGCAAATCACCTGTTCTGGGGAGGTAACAAACCGATGAAGGAGCAAAAGACGGCCCGAGGCCGGCTGCTGGCTGTTGGCGCGCTGTTGATCGCGACGGCGGCCCTTGTGGTCAGCTGCGGCATTGAAGCACCGAAGGCCCCCAGCTGGGATACCACGCTGACGGTGCCATTAATCAACCGCACATTCACGTCCGGCGAGCTGTTCGACAAACTCGCCAGTGCGAATATCACCACCGACAGTCTCGGCAACAACATTTTCCAGGTAATGCAGCAGCTTGATACGGTGCGGCTGGAATCGATTCTGGAGGTCGATCCGATCGCGGACGACTACGCCAAAGCTGTCGGTTCAATCAGAATGGCGCAACCGGCGGATTTGACGCAAAGTATCAACCTGGCCGATCACATGTCGCTTGTCCTCGGCGAGGTCCCGGATACCGGCATGGCGGTCGCCACCGAGTTTGGTCCGGCAGACTCCTTCACGGAGGCGGTTGTTGACCAGGGGACACTATCAATCACGGCGACCAACAACACTGGATTTGACCTGGACTCGCTGACCGGCGAACTGCGTCATCCGGTGAGTCATGCACTGATCGCTCGATTCGTGGCGCCGGGGGGGTTGGCGGATAACGCCAGCCACACTCAGCAGTTTTCGCTGGACGAGCAGGCGCTCGCGGCGGACGCGGATTTTGACGTCTATTTTCACACGCCGGGCGGTCCGGCGCTGTCGCTGGCCGATCGCGCGATCGATTTTCGGCTGCAATTCGGCAATGAGATCTATGTCAGGTCGATTACCGGCGCCGTGGCGGAATTCGAGACGGAGCTTGATCAACGGATCGGGCTCGACGAGTCAGTAGAGATTCACTCGGCACGGTTAGCCGGCGGGCAATTGCACTTTGTGGCGGTCAACAATCTGCCTTTGGGCGCGCAGTTGACGGTGACGGTTCCCGAGCTGACCACTGGCGGGCAGCCACTGCAATTCACGATCAATCCGGCGGCGCATTCACAGCAACAATACCAGCTCGATTTGGCGGGCTGGACGTTGATTCCGGTTGACGATTCACTGCAGGCCAGAATCGAAGCGCAGATTCCCAGCAGCAACGGCGGTTACGTTTCGATCGACGAGAACGATCGTTTCGATATCCACTTCAGTGTCGACGCCATCGAGATCGCGCAAGCAACCGGCATCGTACCACCGACGCAAGTCGAGTGGGACGCTACCGACGTAGGCATTGAAGTGCCGACGGGTTTTGAGACGGCGTCGCTCGAACTGGTCGAACTCGTCATCACCATTGCCAATCGGAGCGAGCTTTCCGGCGATATCGAACTTGCGTTGAACGCCTCCAACGGCAAGTCGCTGACGGTGAACGGTACAATCGCTTCGGGAAGTACGCAGAGCGCCGCCGTCAGCGAGATCTATTCCGACCAAGTGGCTGATCTGCTCTCGCCGCTCCCGGACCAGATTCGCGTGGCGGGCATCACGCTCCTGGGCGACGGCGTTACCACGGTTGATTTCTCCGCTGCTGACTATATCACCGCAACGGCGCGGTTGACGGCGCCGATGGCGTTCAGCCTGACGGCGGCGACGGTCGATGGCGACCTTAACGAACTGAAGGTCGACGAAGAGATTTCTGATCGGGCCGACCGGCTACACAGCGGCCACTTCCAAGGCACGATCACGAATCATCTGCCGTTGGGGGCTACGATAGAAATCCACATCGCCGCCAATCCGGACGACGTTCTGGCGCAGCCGCAGGTCGTGATCGGGCCACTGGAGTTTACGATGGCGCCGGTGGACGGCAACGGTCTGGTGACCCAGGCGTTGAGCAGTGACAATGACATCGAATTGACGCAGGAGGATCTGGGGGTTTTTGCCAACCGCACGCTTTATGTCGCTCCGGTGCTCGTCATTGCCGGAACGAACGGTCAGGTCGTGCGCATCCGCGCCAACGACTACCTCACGATATCAGGAACTCTGGAGATCCAGGCGCGCGTCGGCGGGGAGGATTTTTAATGAAACGAAACAAAATCAAAGCGATTGCGGTCGCAGCGAAACGCTCGCTCTCAGCGACCGAGCTGGGGTTGCTGGTGTTGTCGGCCATCGTGCTGGCGCTGATCCTCAGCCTGAGCGCCCGCGGTCAATCGACACGCAGCGCACGGTCGCTGGGAATGGCGGATAGCTATTTTCTGTTGTCGGCCAACAGTGACGGCGCCCTGCTGAATCCGGCCAACCTGGCATTGGCGCGCGAAAAGACGCGTTCCTTGAAGCTGATTTCGGTGGCCGGGTATGCGGCGAACAACGCGTTTTCGCTGTCGGACTACAAGAAGTACAACGGCGAATACCTTGATGAGAGCGACAAGCGCGACATTCTGAACAAGATCCCAACCGAGGGACTGCTGTTTGATGCAGCCGCCACAGCCGGAACGATGTCGTTCTCTGTCGGGACGCTGGCGATCAATGCCGAAGTCATCGGCGGCGGCCGCGGTAACCTCTCGAAAGATCCGATCGAGTTAGCCCTGATGGGCAACAAGATCGGTCAAGTGGTGACGGTTGCCGGCTCAGACGGCGAGTCCTGGGCAGCGGCTTCGATCGGGCTATCGTACGCGCGGCCGGCCGGCCGGATTTTTGGACGCGACTTTGCCGTGGGCGGTACGCTCAAGTATTTGCAAGGGCTGGGCTACTTCGCCGCGACAGAACTGACCGCGCAGGCGGTGACGCTGGCGAGCGGCATCGACGGCGAGGGCGGTCTCAAGACGATCAGTTCCACCGGCGGCAGCGGCTATGCCTTCGATCTGGGCTTCGCGGCGCAGGGAGCTTTTGCACAGTACGGCATTGCCGTGCGCAACATGATCGGCCGGATGAACTGGACGAAGGAAGTCGAGCACACCGAGTACACATTTCACATCGATAACATGACCATCGACAACGCTGACGACGACACGATTGTCGTGAGCGACGAGGTCAAATCGTCGTTGGTCTCCTACACCACCCGACCGCCAGTCGAAGTAGAGGTCGGTGCGGCGCGGCATTTCGGCAAAATCCTGACGGCCGTTAGCCTGCGGCAGGGCTTTACCGACGCCGTCTTCATTTCGAAGACTCCGCGCCTGGCGGCGGGATGCGAGTATCCGCTGGCCGGCCTGTTGGAGCTGCGCACCGGCATGGCGTTTGGTGGGGTGGATGACTTCTCACTGGGGCTCGGGCTGGGTTTGAATTTCGGTCCGGTCAATATGGACTTGGCTTACGCGTCCTCGGCGAAACTGCAGCCGTGGGACGGCAATGGCGCCAAGCTGGCATTCTCGACAATACTTGAGTTTTAGCTAAGGAGGATCCCGTGAAAATCCGTAAATCGATGCTTCTGATGCTCGGCCTGTTGCTGATCGGCGCGCTGATCGCCTCCGGTGTCGACGCCATGCCGCCGCACCCCAGCTTGCTGGAGAGCCAGGATCGTGACGGACGGCCGGAGTTGTCGCCGTTGCACAGAGTGTGTCCGCAGCCGACTCCCCTGGCCGGATCGCCGGACGGGCGTGGTTTCGGCGCCCCGCTGCGGTTCGGCGGTGCAGCCCCAACAGCGACCGGCAATATTCTGTGCATCCTAATCGAGTTTTCGGACAAGGCGGCGCAGGCTACTGCGGTCTCGTTCGACAGCCTGATCTTCGGTAGTTATCAAGGCACAGTGAAGCACTATTACAATGAAGTCTCGTATGGCTCGTTCGACGTGGTGACCGTCAATTATCCGTCGACGATCGACTGGCAGACGGCACCGCAAACGTACGCTTACTACTGCAACGGCAATAACGGCCTCGGTTCCTATCCGCAGAACACGCAGAAGCTGTTCGAAGATGTGATCGATCTGGTTGATCCCGTTGTCAATTTCGCCAACTACGATAACAATGGGGACGGTTACGTTGATGCCGTGATGCTGGTGCATACCGGCCCCGGCGCGGAACTGACCGGCAGCGATTTTGATATTTGGTCGCATGCCTGGGGCATCACCCCGAAATCGAAGGACGGCAAATGGCTGTCGCGCTACGCGATAATGCCGGAGTATTGGACGACTGTCGGCGACATGACTTGCGGCGTCTTTGCACACGAAATGGGTCATGCCTATTTTGAGTACCCTGACTTGTATGACATCGATTACACGTCGCGCGGCGTCGGCCGCTGGTCGCTGATGGCGGGCGGCTCGTGGAACGGCACACTCGGCAATTCGCCGGCGCATCTGGACGCCTGGTGCCGACTGCAGGCCGGCTTCACGACGGCCACCAACGTGCTGGCCAACCAGATCAACCAATCGATCCCGAATGTCGAGCAGAACGCCTCCGGCGCTATTTTCCGGCTCTGGACCAACGGCACGGTCGGGAATCAGTATTTCCTCGTGGAGAATCGGCAGAAACTCGGTTACGACGCACAACTGCCGGGCGCGGGGCTGTTGATCTGGCATATTGACGATGGCGTAAATCCGGGTGACAACAGCGACAACTCCGACGAGTGGTATCCGGGGCACACCAGTTCCGGGCATCTCCGCGTAGCGATCGAACAGGCGGACGGGCTCTTCGAACTTGAGAAGAACCTCGACAACGGTGATGCCGGCGATCCCTTCCCGGGAACTACGAATAACACGGCGTTCACCAGTCTGGCGACCCCCAATTCCAACGACTATTTGGGTCTCGGGACGCTGGTCTCGGTGACCAACATCTCGGCATCGGCCGCGACGATGAGCGCCGATCTGGCGGTGAGCTTGATCGCCGATGTCGATGACTATGCCTACGACGGCGTATTGCCGGATGAGTATGCGCTCGACCAGAATTGGCCGAATCCGTTCAATCCCGTCACCAAGATCTCATTTGATTTGCCGAAGACCGGCGCAGTGACGCTGGCGGTCTACAATCTGCTGGGTGAAAAGATTGAGACGTTAGTGGACTGCGTGCTGCCGGCGGGCAAGCACTCGTTTAGTTGGCGGGCCGATCAGAACGGGCGCGACCTGGCTTCAGGTGTGTACTTCTACAAGTTAAATACCGAAGGCGCTTCGTTAAGCCGCAAGATGCTGCTGCTGAAGTAACAGCGCGGAAACAGTGCTGGGGGACTCGGCTGCTCCTTCCGAGTCCCCTACATTGGCGTGAGAGGTTCACCGCCACCCGGACCGATGGAGCCGTTCCCGATATCGCCAATCGGAGGAAGATCGGGATCGAAGTCGGGTGGAAAGCCGCCGTTGGACTTCCCATTACCGCCATTTCCCCGGCCCTTCCGCTTGTACTCGGCGTAACAAGTCCGGCATCGTTTCGGGTCTTCGGTAAAACCCTTCTCGGCGAAATATTCTTGAGCGCTCTCGGTAAAGGCGAATTCCTCTTTGCAGTCGACGCAAATCAGGATTTTCACCCGATAATGTTTGTCCATAAATCCCCCCGTCCCGGATTATGGATTGTTAGTTACTACACGAAGTAGCTGCTCGATTCCATCCTCACTAATGGCGCGCATCCATGCGCAGTCAATGATTGCCCAAGGGGTATTTCGCCATACCCGCTCGATTATATCTCAGTCCACGATTTGAAAGTCAACTAAAATTTCTGCAACGGCTTACGGAAATGCCGCAACAACACTCCCGGCGGTCGCAGCCGCCGCTGCGACTACTGCAGCTTGAGCATTTTGCGAATTTCGGAGTAGCTGCCCGCCTCGAGCCGGTAGAAGTAGACACCACTCGATACCGAACGCCCGAACTGATCGGTGCCATCCCAGGTGACGCTGCGGAATCCGGCCTCCTCGTAGCTGTCGACGAGAATCCGGACGGTCTGGCCGAGGATATTGTGCACGGTCAGACGAACATTGCAGCCCTCCGGCAGCGCATAACTGATTTGCGTCTGCGGATTGAAGGGGTTCGGATAATTCTGCAGCAAGGTGAATTCGCGCGGCAGCACCGATTCTGCCGCCAGCGAACTGACGATCGCCAACATCCGATTGCCGCTCTCGCTGCCGGAGAGCGCTGCGAGCGCCGGTCGCAATTGGCGGAAGCCCTCGGCGTACTGCCGGAAGTCCACGGCATCGGTCAAGGTCGGCGCAATCAACTGGTGCGACGAACTCCAATTCTGCGCGATGGTCAAGAGATCGGCGATGTCGATTGCGCCGTCACCGTCGGCGTCGGCATAGGTTGCCCGCGGGTCAGCCCATTCTTGCGCCTGTTTGGGCGCCCAGCCGTTGCCTTCACCGTAGAGATTGCGCGCCGGGCCTTCCTGTCCGAAGAAGACACCCAGCGGCAGAACGTCGGCTTCGTTGACGTTTCCGTCATTATTGCAGTCCCCCGGATAAACTGCCGGTCCTGTGACAAAGCGGAAGACGTAGTCGTCCACGGGCGAGCCTTCGGCGAGATTGTTGTTGTTGCCATCGAGCGAATTGCCGGACTGATCGCGCACAGTGCCCAACAGGCGCACGATAATGGTATCATACGGCGGCAGTTTCGCCGCCGGCACCAGCCGCAGGCGGGTGTTATCGTTCAACACCGTGAAGGTCCCGGTAATCTGCTGCTGAGCGAGCCGGGCGCGCACATCGATGCGTCCGGCATCGAGGGTCGAATCGGCGAGGGGCTCGTTGAGATCAATCAGGATATCGCTGCCGATCAGCACGTGATCGGCCTCAGCGGCCGGCACGGTCGCGACCACTTTCGGCGGTTTCTGTTCGGGAATCGCCTGTGCCGCCAGAGAGACATAGAGTGTTTCGGCTACCGGGTCGTTCGAGACGATCCGCAGAGTCCCCTGCGCCGGTCCGATCGCGGTGGGATCAAACCGTACCGGGATCTTGAAGACGCCGCCGGGCTGAATCGCCGTGCTGGCAGTGGCCAGGGGCGTAAACTGCGGTTCATCACTGAGCACATTCGAAACGGTGAAGCTCAGGAGCGGGTCCTGGGGGAACTGCAAGCGATTGTTGACATACACGGTGTCGATGTCGGTCTCATCCTCCTGAACAAGGCCGAAATCGAGAACCGCCGGAGTCACTGCGGCAATCGACAACGGATTGGAATAGAACTGCAGTCTGATCGTATCGCGCGGCGCATTACGGGCGGAAACGGCGACGACCTGAAGATCATAAGCACCTTTGGCCAGGTCGTTCGACATGGTCACGGTCGCCGTGAAGCTCTGATTGGCGAGGACTTGGGAAGAACTCAATTGTACCGTTGCCGTTCCCCGCCGCGGCGTTTGCAGAACTGACGCGTTGAGATTGATGCCATATTCATACGGGCCAAACAAGGTATCGACGTTAATTGTGAAGCGGCGCTGCAACGGCGCAGTAAGGGAGTCGACCGCAAGGAGGCGCAGATCAAAGCCGGTCGCGCGAATATAGTCGAGGCGAATGTCGCGATCACCGGTACCGCATTCGTTGGAGGCCACGAGGTCGACCTGGTAGATTCCCGGCCGTAAATAAGTGTAGGTCGGCGATTGCTGGGTCGAGGTGCCGCCATCGCCAAACGCCCATTCCCAGCCGGTAGCCGGATAGTCGGAACTGCCGGTGAAATTGACTTGCAGCGGCGCCGAGCCGGTGAGGGGTGTGCCGGAAACAGCTGCAGCCGGCGCATCGATCACGTTGATCGCGAGCAGCATCGTGTCCTCGCCACAACCGTTGGCGGCAATCAAGCGCACGTTGTTGGCGCCAACGATATTGAACTGATGGGAGGGATTGGCCGTGGTGGAAGTACCACCGTCGGAGAATTGCCAGGCGAAGGTCAGGTCGGCTCCAAGCGACGTGCTGCTGAAGTTTACGGTCGTACCGACACAGATGGTGGTGTCGCTTGCCGTGAATGCGGCCTGCGGCGCCGCCAGTACCGTGATCGGCCGTGTGATCGTCACGGTATCTGTCTCGCACATGAACGTGGCACTGATCGTCAGGTCACCGGCGATCAGGAACGTTTTCGGAGACATGATCTCATCCCAGACATAGAACGTGTCGACGTCCCCATCGCCAAAATTCCAGATCGAAGTTTGCCAGTAGGCGTTGTAGGCGGGAGTAAAGTCGACCAATTCGCCGACGCAGGGCGTCAGCGGCAACCAGGTGAAGTCCTCGACCGCCAGCTTGCAGTTTTCGTACGGGCCGATGTCGTTGGCGGCACCGACGAAGCGGGAGCTGCCCGCGAAGTCGTTAAAGTGCGCCCAGTAGGGCAAATTGCGGCCGGCATCAATGAGCGGCGAATTCGAAGACAGGCGAAAATCGCCGCCGGCGAGATTGACGAA
Encoded here:
- a CDS encoding PKD domain-containing protein yields the protein MERSKLAHRNRRINIVIFVLLVVVLLSSTAQARLLWVATNGTDAVGANFGTEANPFRTIQFAYNQRNFNATDTVMVKPGTYQEYLTITFGSVVFKSRGGADSTFLDGNGDGTAFYFGYGISESTIVDGFTITRYWPTAISMQGLEGVYSSPQIRNCRIYQNGSVESDIWGAGIAMQYSRSIISNNYIAQNIAFARGAAMDCEFSEPKIINNIFEDNRSLQGDGAAIHVVGRSSSMQDSAILIQNNIFIGNTAVQGHGGAVFLSDYTNANLFNNLFYRDSSLIATADGGGAIYRELFAQALIYNNIFVENYGTATNCFNGDTSFVFNNAFYQNIPIDFPQINCAQGAGNLEGVNPLFVNLAGGDFRLSSNSPLIDAGRNLPYWAHFNDFAGSSRFVGAANDIGPYENCKLAVEDFTWLPLTPCVGELVDFTPAYNAYWQTSIWNFGDGDVDTFYVWDEIMSPKTFLIAGDLTISATFMCETDTVTITRPITVLAAPQAAFTASDTTICVGTTVNFSSTSLGADLTFAWQFSDGGTSTTANPSHQFNIVGANNVRLIAANGCGEDTMLLAINVIDAPAAAVSGTPLTGSAPLQVNFTGSSDYPATGWEWAFGDGGTSTQQSPTYTYLRPGIYQVDLVASNECGTGDRDIRLDYIRATGFDLRLLAVDSLTAPLQRRFTINVDTLFGPYEYGINLNASVLQTPRRGTATVQLSSSQVLANQSFTATVTMSNDLAKGAYDLQVVAVSARNAPRDTIRLQFYSNPLSIAAVTPAVLDFGLVQEDETDIDTVYVNNRLQFPQDPLLSFTVSNVLSDEPQFTPLATASTAIQPGGVFKIPVRFDPTAIGPAQGTLRIVSNDPVAETLYVSLAAQAIPEQKPPKVVATVPAAEADHVLIGSDILIDLNEPLADSTLDAGRIDVRARLAQQQITGTFTVLNDNTRLRLVPAAKLPPYDTIIVRLLGTVRDQSGNSLDGNNNNLAEGSPVDDYVFRFVTGPAVYPGDCNNDGNVNEADVLPLGVFFGQEGPARNLYGEGNGWAPKQAQEWADPRATYADADGDGAIDIADLLTIAQNWSSSHQLIAPTLTDAVDFRQYAEGFRQLRPALAALSGSESGNRMLAIVSSLAAESVLPREFTLLQNYPNPFNPQTQISYALPEGCNVRLTVHNILGQTVRILVDSYEEAGFRSVTWDGTDQFGRSVSSGVYFYRLEAGSYSEIRKMLKLQ